Below is a window of Planctomycetes bacterium MalM25 DNA.
CTAGGGATCGGTGCGGTAGAACCGGGCGAAGTTGGCGTTGGTGCTTCGGTAGTCCGGTGTGCCCCGCCAGATGACTTCGCTCTCGGCGCCGTTGGGGTCGTCGACGTCGATCTGGATGGCGGACAGCTGGAAGCTCTCCCAGTCCGCCGACCCCCGACTGCCGAGGCGGTTGTTGGGCACGTTGATGTCGAGTTCGTACCCGCCCTGGATCAAGCGGCCCATGGCTTTGGCGCCCTCGATCGGACGATTGCGCCAGCCGGCGTCGACTTGGAGTTCGGCGGGCTCGGCGCTGCCCGGGGCCGGCACGACCAGGACCGACGTGCCGCGGCGCAAGCGTGGGTCGGCGAGTCGCAGCGACTCGGGCCTGCCGTCGAGGACGAGCGTGATCTTGTCTCCATCGACGACCCGCTCGTCCGTCACCCGGACGCGGATGTTGAGGCGGTCCTCGGCGTGGGCGGTGGCGATCGAGAAGGCGGCGTCGTTGGGGCCCTTCCACTCCTGACTCGCGCCGGCGAGCAGCGGGGTGTCTCCCGTCTCGTACGATCGCTCGGGCCACGGTCCGAAGGGCTTGCCGGCGATCGGCGGGCAGGCGTGGCGGCGATCGATGACGATCGGCACGGTCCGCTCCGCCCGGAGCGGCGCCCCGCCCGACGAGTCGGTCGCGGTCACGCTCGCCGTGAAAGTCGCTCGCCGCAAGCGATCGAAGCCGACCTTCTCGTCGAATCGAACAAGCACGTTCTGAGTCGCCTCGCCGGTGGGCCCCACCGCGAGCGAAATCGCTTCGGGGTCAACGGTCAGTCCGCGGAGCGGCAGGCCGTCGATCTCGCCGGTCACTTCGACCTTGGCGCCGAGTTCGTTGATCAGGCGTACCCCGATCTCGCCCTCGACGAAGCCCGACTCATCGTCGACCAGGATCGGCTGCACCTCCAGGGTGACGCGGCGGAGGAACTCTCGGAAACGCCGGGCGGACGCCTCGGTCACCACGTCGTGCGGGAGGATGCCGTCGAGCCGCAGGTTCACGATTTGTGGTCCGTCCGCTTCCATCGTGAGCCACGTGATGTGATCGAACTCGCCGTACTCGTTCCCGCGGAGCCGAGAACCGCCCCCCGTGGTGGCGAGCGAGTAGTAGTCGCGGCCGTTGCGTCGGTACTGGACGTAGTTATGAACGTGCCCCGCGAAGACTGTGTGCGGACGATCGATCAGCATCTTCTCGACCCGTTTCCAGCGTGTGCGGTCCTCGCCACCGGACGCCAGCTGCCGTTCGGCGTAGGTCCAGAGTGGCTTGTGGAGGAACACGAGGGTCCAGCGGGCGTCGGCGTGACTGGCGAGGTCTCGCTCGATGAACCCGAGTTGCTCCTCGCTGATTTCCTGGACGGGGTCTTCGCTGTTCAAACAGAGGAAATGAACCCCTCGGTAGTCGAACGAGTACCACTCGCGGCCGAAGCGCTCACGCCAGATCGTGTGCATCGTGGGGTTGGTGATGTCGTGGTTGCCCGCCACGAAGAAGAACCGCATCTGCATCGCGTCGATGAAGCCGAGGAACTCCTCCCACTGGCTGGCGATCTGCGCCCGGTCCTCGGTGTAGCCCTCGATCAGGTCGCCGACCGAGACGACGAACTCCGGCCGCAAGAGATTCAGCTTACGCACCGCGTCCATCCACACGCCGGGCCGATGCCCCCCCGTGCGGTCGGTCAGGATGGCGATCTGGAAGCGGTCCGGGTCGTTGAGGATGGGCTTATCCGACCAGGGGCGAGGGCCTTCGATCGGTGGCAGCACAATGGCCCCGGGAGGGGCGGCCTGTTGGTCGGCCGCTTCGGGCGCGGGCGTGTGGCCCTCGTGCGCTGGGGCATGAAAAGCTAGAGATCCCAGGGCGAGGACGACCAGGGTCGGCAGAGCGAGTTGGCGGATCATGGTGCGGGTACTATCGGTGTGATTGTTATCGGCGGCTCGTCGTGCGACTCCAAACGGAGCCTATCACAATTAGGAGGGCGACCACGCCGCCGGCCGGTTCCGGGATCGCTCGGCTGGAGGGGGCTTGGCGGGTGGCTCCGTAGGCGTTGCGCCAGTCCTCGTAGTCGCCGGCATCGACGAAGCCATCGCCATCGCCGTCGGCGGAAGACCAAGCGGGGACGTTCGTCCCCGTACGATCCCGCCAGAGCGAGTAGTCGGCGGCGTCGACCCGGCCGTCGTCGTTATAGTCGCCCGGTAGCCGGGGCGAGATGGTGAAGTCGAACGCGTTCGCCGCGTCGGTCTTCTCCAGATCGTGGAACGGGGAGTAGGTTCGCACGCGGACGGTGCGGCCGTCGTCGAGGAACTCGAGGACCCGGAGCCAGCCGTTGCCTCCGAAGGTCTCGAACTGGGTGTTGAAGAGCATCTGGTGGACCGTCTGGCCGCGATCTCCCTCGCTGGCGAGGTAGGCCGTTCCGTCGCCACCGACGTGGCCGCTTAGCACCATCTCAAAGGCGCCGTTGGGACGGACGAGTTCGTTCCAGAGATCTTCCCCGTCGTGCGTGTCGCCTGCCGTGGGGTAGCTGTGTGGATTGCCCCCTTGGTTGTTGTCGGGGTCGCTATCTAGGTTGCGTTCCCAGTCGTATCGCGTCTCGTCGTGGTGCATGTAGGCGTGCGTAAGGAGCACCGCGGTGTGGTCGGCGTATTGGGCCGGTCGGAGCGCCCGGTTGGCCCAATCGACGGCGTCCTGACGCGGCCCCCACTCGGTCGTCACGACGAGCATCTCGCGGCCGTCCGGCGCAACGAACTCATGCAACGAGTTGTCGAGCTCGCCCGGCGTCATCACGCTGCGCAGCGTGCCGTCCCGCTGGGGGTCGACCAGCGGGTTGTCGTCCTGGGCGAAGTAGTCGTTGTACTGCGTCGAACGGTCTTGGGCGTTGGTGGCGCCGTAGTCGTGATTGCCCGGCGCGATGGCGTAGGGCACAACGCCGTCGAGCAGGCTCATCGCCGCCTTGGCGTTCTGCCATTGCTGGTCTCCCGACTGGTCGCCGCTGGTTGGATCGACCTGAGAGTTTTGGTTGACCACGTCCCCCTCATGCAGCACGAACTGCACGCCGAAGGGGTCGCGATGATCGACCACCCATTGCGTCATCTGCCGCAAGATCGCGGTGTCGGTCGAGCTCTTCGCGTAGGCCTGCGTGTCGGGCAGGACGACCATCGACCACGCCGCGTCGGGTGAAGGCGTGAACGGCCTCTGCGGGACCGTGACCACCACGCCCGGGGAAGCGCGGTCTTGCTGGCCCTGCGGACCGAACTCGAAGCGAGCGCCGTAGAGGCCCACCATCGAGGTCTTCCAAGCCGAACCCGAGTCGTTCGCCGCCGAGGAGAGGCTCCCCGGCAAGAGGGCGATGCTCGCCCCGTCCGGGCTGTCGCGTGGCCAATCGCCCGTGTCGTCGTAGTTGATCTGATCGACCAGCACGCCCGAGGCGTTCCTGAGGGCGATCGTCTCGTTGCTGGGCGATGGGGAGTTGGCAAAAGTCGGGTAGTCGGCGACCTCGAGGCGAGGCGTTTGGCCGGTGGCGTTCCACTGGGCGTCGAAGAGCTCCGCGTCCGCGGTGACGACCAACGCCGCGCCGGGCTGCAAGAGGGTGCTGGCGAGTGGCGCCGATGCCTGCCCGTCCTGCACGTCCTCGATGCGCCAGCCGGCTAAGTCGACCGCGTGTGTCCCGGCGTTGTATAGCTCGACCCACTCACGCGATGTGTCGCTGCCGTCGGGGTTGTACATGATCTCGGAGATAACGACGCGGTCCTCACCCATGCCGTCCGTGGTGCAGAACGCATAGAGCAATGTAAGCAGAGTGCATGCTGATCGTAGAGCCACACGAAGCCTTGTGGTAAATCACCTTTCACTTGATGTCACGCTCGGATAAAACACCGTGATTGAGCCTGGGATGCCCCCTCGACCTACATGGAACCCCGGAAAGATTTAGTGATGCCCGCACAACGCCTTGGAACGTTATTGCCGCCCCACCTTAGGTTCGCTTGGACGGTATTATTATTGACTGGTTGCGGAGGAGGCAGTGAGCACGAGGTCGACTTGAACCCCGTCCATGGAACCATTGTGAGGGAGGGGGAGGGGTTGGCCGGAGCGAGCGTATCGCTCTATGCGCTGCCGCCGGAGTCGCTGGTCCCGGGGGTGCCTATACCGCATGCGATCACAAATGAGTCAGGGGAGTACTCCATACGAAGTTTTGAGCCCGAAGACGGGGCGCCAGCCGGAGAGTATGCCGTCACGGTCGAGCTGCTTGAAGTTAGTGATAACGGAGGGCCTCTAGAGGAACGTGACACCTTGAAGGGGGCCTTCAGCAATCCGGCAAAACCCGCCGCCGTAGTTGTCGTTGAATCGGGATCAAATCAGCTCGATCCAATCGCCGTTGATTAATCACTCGCAGCGGCGAAGCCGCGGGGCATCAACCGCGGTCACGAGGGTCTGATATCGGCCCCGGCCCCGTCGTCGCGATATCTCCACTCGCGCGAGAATGCATGTTAACGAAGGCTTCGGGGTCGATGCCTTGCTGAAGAAACTGCACTGAGCCGTCGCCCATGCCGAAGACGGCGCCGCCGACGTGGAAACTGTATATCTCCTCGAGGTTGTTGCAGTTGAACATTGAGGTCCCGCATGTGTGGTGCACCCAGAACTCATTCGTACGGTCCGCCCAATTCGCACCGTGGCTATTGGGCCGATTGGCACGCGAAGGATCCGGGACGCCCCCTTCCATGAACACCTCCTGACGACCCGCAATCTCGAACCACATAAATGTCTTAGAGAGGCCGTCGGTTACATAGCGAATCCGTGAGGCGACCTGGCGGTCATCTTGGCCTGGCGAGTGATCGATGACGCCGTCGTTGACGTAGTTGAAAACCCCGTTGTTGTTGTGGTCGAGCACAACGCGGTGGGCGAGCAC
It encodes the following:
- a CDS encoding Calcineurin-like phosphoesterase superfamily domain protein, encoding MIRQLALPTLVVLALGSLAFHAPAHEGHTPAPEAADQQAAPPGAIVLPPIEGPRPWSDKPILNDPDRFQIAILTDRTGGHRPGVWMDAVRKLNLLRPEFVVSVGDLIEGYTEDRAQIASQWEEFLGFIDAMQMRFFFVAGNHDITNPTMHTIWRERFGREWYSFDYRGVHFLCLNSEDPVQEISEEQLGFIERDLASHADARWTLVFLHKPLWTYAERQLASGGEDRTRWKRVEKMLIDRPHTVFAGHVHNYVQYRRNGRDYYSLATTGGGSRLRGNEYGEFDHITWLTMEADGPQIVNLRLDGILPHDVVTEASARRFREFLRRVTLEVQPILVDDESGFVEGEIGVRLINELGAKVEVTGEIDGLPLRGLTVDPEAISLAVGPTGEATQNVLVRFDEKVGFDRLRRATFTASVTATDSSGGAPLRAERTVPIVIDRRHACPPIAGKPFGPWPERSYETGDTPLLAGASQEWKGPNDAAFSIATAHAEDRLNIRVRVTDERVVDGDKITLVLDGRPESLRLADPRLRRGTSVLVVPAPGSAEPAELQVDAGWRNRPIEGAKAMGRLIQGGYELDINVPNNRLGSRGSADWESFQLSAIQIDVDDPNGAESEVIWRGTPDYRSTNANFARFYRTDP